Proteins from one Periplaneta americana isolate PAMFEO1 chromosome 6, P.americana_PAMFEO1_priV1, whole genome shotgun sequence genomic window:
- the LOC138701635 gene encoding uncharacterized protein encodes MKPSRIALEYGSRRPGLQGCVWTKTAWIGDLPRNLILKIFSHFTPEFLVLVVRRTCANWKEIVDDDEFWRNRVYVPRVIMPDKFLYISLMHMKYLRKFFLDHRRNISNILRLIAKFCPKIEEMTFRFKDNYLKSETVMFTLYKVPGVRSFVVFLLDYPMMLDYGKLRTDLGLGMFTMHVSKTHYQHHWPWPVHHQNHIKHLLNGTPMKQIHDELLQKRQYLKYLGLDCDVTDEVLKEVARCESLENLVLFNNEKSGPEVDLSPLLKLTQLQSLQLSKIRAIHYDSYECVLDPFPQLVKLEVVDCGPALDSLVNSMLRVAPMLKHVSVQEGLITNEDLEGLAFCEHLEYLDLSKNPLLTNTCMRYVGQGCHRLKFLDITACPNMDDDFFCLIERCKQLEMVRLEGEYFSGSYFPYVTLMFPKLCHLYIGHFKNLYFLKEIFLKLYNKNKYRHYKPIYFCPNVLENCRPHC; translated from the coding sequence ACCGCCTGGATAGGAGACTTGCCAAGAAATCTGATACTGAAGATATTCTCCCATTTCACGCCCGAATTCCTCGTCCTTGTTGTTCGTAGAACCTGCGCAAATTGGAAAGAAATAGTAGACGATGACGAGTTCTGGCGCAATAGGGTCTACGTTCCACGAGTAATTATGCCAGACAAATTCCTCTACATTAGCCTCATGCATATGAAGTATCTGCGTAAGTTTTTCCTCGATCACAGGAGAAATATTTCCAACATATTACGTCTGATAGCTAAGTTCTGTCCCAAAATAGAAGAAATGACGTTCCGTTTCAAAGACAATTATCTGAAGTCTGAAACTGTAATGTTCACTCTCTATAAAGTCCCCGGAGTTAGGAGTTTTGTTGTGTTTTTATTGGATTACCCCATGATGTTGGATTACGGCAAGCTACGTACCGACTTGGGTCTGGGAATGTTCACCATGCACGTATCAAAAACACACTACCAGCACCATTGGCCCTGGCCCGTGCATCACCAGAACCATATAAAGCACTTATTAAATGGAACTCCAATGAAACAGATCCACGACGAACTGCTGCAGAAGAGACAATATCTCAAATACCTTGGGTTGGATTGTGACGTAACTGACGAGGTACTGAAAGAAGTTGCTAGATGTGAAAGTCTTGAGAACCTTGTACTCTTCAATAACGAGAAAAGTGGACCAGAAGTGGATCTGTCTCCACTGTTGAAGCTGACGCAGCTTCAGTCCCTGCAGCTGTCGAAGATCCGAGCGATTCATTACGACAGTTACGAATGCGTGCTTGATCCTTTCCCGCAACTCGTCAAATTGGAAGTTGTGGATTGTGGACCGGCGCTGGATAGCCTGGTTAACTCAATGCTGCGTGTTGCACCCATGTTGAAGCACGTCAGTGTGCAAGAAGGCTTGATTACCAACGAAGACCTGGAAGGACTGGCATTTTGCGAGCATCTGGAGTATCTTGATCTGTCCAAAAATCCCCTGCTGACTAACACATGTATGAGATACGTGGGGCAGGGCTGCCATCGGCTAAAATTCCTGGATATCACAGCCTGTCCCAACATGGACGATGATTTTTTCTGCTTAATCGAAAGgtgcaaacaattggaaatggtGAGACTGGAAGGAGAGTACTTCTCCGGTAGTTATTTCCCCTACGTGACCTTAATGTTTCCCAAACTCTGTCATTTGTACATCGGACATTTTAAGAACCTCTATTTCTtgaaggaaatatttttaaaattatacaataaaaacaaatatcgACACTATAAACCGATATATTTTTGCCCAAATGTTCTTGAAAACTGTCGCCCTCACTGCTGA